From Microlunatus capsulatus, a single genomic window includes:
- a CDS encoding MOSC domain-containing protein, protein MRVASTGLTPVKGTRHQGLDAVDLRGEGPVGDRLFALVDPGRRQVLRTVGHASLLQVAVTWDEPVLSATVAGEVASGVPERTGETLDVDYWGRRVRVDVVGGPWAALFSRHLGQAVVLARARPGDVVYGDQVSVVTTASLTALRGTDRETSDARSLDLADSARFRSTFVLDTTGSPHDRPGAEDDWVGRELTLGEARVRLSAPVVRCAVVELHPVDGHRDLRLLDALPRDSQGRPVFGLQGQVVRPGRVHRGSEARISDG, encoded by the coding sequence ATGAGGGTCGCCTCCACCGGCCTGACGCCGGTGAAGGGGACGCGCCACCAGGGGCTCGACGCGGTGGACCTGCGGGGCGAGGGTCCCGTCGGCGACCGGCTCTTCGCCCTGGTGGACCCCGGACGCCGCCAGGTCCTGCGGACGGTCGGGCACGCCTCGTTGCTGCAGGTCGCCGTGACCTGGGACGAGCCGGTCCTGAGCGCCACCGTCGCCGGAGAGGTGGCCAGCGGCGTCCCCGAACGGACCGGGGAGACCCTGGACGTCGACTACTGGGGACGACGCGTGCGGGTCGACGTCGTCGGCGGGCCGTGGGCCGCGCTCTTCTCCCGGCACCTCGGCCAGGCCGTCGTCCTCGCCCGGGCCCGGCCGGGCGACGTCGTGTACGGCGACCAGGTGTCCGTGGTCACCACCGCGTCGCTGACCGCCCTGCGCGGGACCGACCGCGAGACGTCGGACGCACGCTCGCTCGACCTCGCCGACAGCGCCCGCTTCCGCTCGACCTTCGTCCTCGACACCACGGGGAGCCCGCACGACCGGCCGGGCGCGGAGGACGACTGGGTCGGCCGGGAGCTGACGCTCGGCGAGGCCCGGGTCCGGTTGAGCGCCCCGGTCGTGCGCTGCGCCGTCGTCGAGCTGCACCCGGTCGACGGGCACCGCGACCTCCGGCTGCTCGACGCGCTCCCCCGCGACTCCCAGGGCCGGCCGGTGTTCGGCCTCCAGGGTCAGGTGGTGCGGCCGGGACGGGTGCACCGCGGGTCGGAGGCCCGCATCAGCGACGGGTGA
- a CDS encoding AAA family ATPase yields the protein MISTLAVAGYRSLRELHVALGRLTVVTGANGAGKSSLYRSLRLLADCARGGVVSSLAREGGLPSVLWAGPGGSTSGAGGRRRGPVSVRVGYASDGFGYLADLGLPSGDPGQSAFTLDPEVKRELVWAGPVLRPAATLLQRHGPAVQVRGDSGGFEPLVTDLASFESALAVAGDPARTPEVLAVRDQVRSWRFYDTFRTDAAAPARTVQIGTRTLALADDGSDLAAALQTIAEIGVAEELDACVDDAFPGSRLQVVSEGGRFDLTLHQPGLLRPLRTAELSDGTLRYLLWVAALLSPRPGELVVCNEPETSLHPDLLPALARLITRAAARTQVVVVTHDARLADLLDAGAGTTTLRLEKQDGETRVAGAGLLDAPPWTWGNR from the coding sequence GTGATCTCGACCCTCGCCGTGGCCGGATACCGATCCCTGCGTGAGCTGCACGTGGCTCTGGGACGGCTGACCGTGGTGACCGGCGCGAACGGCGCGGGGAAGTCGTCGTTGTACCGCTCGCTGCGGCTGCTCGCGGACTGCGCCCGGGGCGGGGTGGTCAGCTCGCTGGCCCGGGAGGGTGGTCTGCCGTCCGTGCTGTGGGCGGGGCCGGGGGGATCGACGAGCGGTGCCGGGGGCCGGCGTCGGGGTCCGGTGAGCGTTCGGGTCGGGTACGCCAGCGACGGCTTCGGCTACCTCGCCGACCTGGGGCTGCCGAGCGGTGATCCGGGGCAGTCGGCGTTCACGCTCGACCCGGAGGTCAAGCGGGAGCTGGTCTGGGCCGGGCCCGTGCTGCGCCCGGCCGCGACCCTGCTCCAGCGCCACGGCCCCGCCGTGCAGGTGCGGGGGGACTCGGGGGGGTTCGAGCCGCTGGTCACCGACCTCGCGAGCTTCGAGTCGGCGCTGGCCGTGGCCGGCGACCCGGCCCGGACGCCCGAGGTGCTGGCCGTCCGCGACCAGGTCCGCAGCTGGCGGTTCTACGACACCTTCCGCACCGACGCCGCCGCCCCCGCCCGTACCGTGCAGATCGGCACCCGCACCCTCGCCCTCGCCGACGACGGCAGCGACCTGGCCGCCGCCCTGCAGACCATCGCGGAGATCGGCGTGGCCGAGGAGCTCGACGCCTGCGTCGACGACGCGTTCCCCGGCAGCCGGCTCCAGGTCGTCTCCGAGGGCGGCCGTTTCGACCTCACCCTCCACCAGCCCGGGCTGCTGCGGCCGCTGCGGACCGCTGAGCTGTCCGACGGGACCCTGCGCTACCTGCTGTGGGTGGCGGCCCTGCTGAGCCCCCGTCCGGGCGAGCTGGTCGTCTGCAACGAGCCGGAGACCAGCCTGCACCCCGACCTGCTGCCCGCCCTGGCGCGGCTCATCACCCGCGCGGCCGCCCGGACCCAGGTCGTCGTCGTCACCCACGACGCCCGGCTCGCCGACCTGCTGGACGCCGGTGCCGGCACCACGACCCTCCGGCTGGAGAAGCAGGACGGCGAGACGCGGGTCGCGGGGGCGGGGCTCCTGGACGCACCGCCCTGGACCTGGGGGAACCGCTGA
- a CDS encoding VOC family protein, with translation MTDPQLPVSAVLAAVPSSDLARSEVFYEALLGRPADERPMPVLAQWRWDGGVLQVVEDAGRAGGGLVTVVVPDMAAALVGLRGRGLVVDADEGTVVARVATLTDPDGNQVTLVEQR, from the coding sequence GTGACTGATCCCCAGCTCCCCGTGTCCGCCGTGCTCGCCGCCGTCCCGTCGTCCGACCTCGCGAGGTCGGAGGTGTTCTACGAGGCGCTGCTCGGACGCCCCGCGGACGAGCGGCCCATGCCGGTCCTGGCCCAGTGGCGGTGGGACGGCGGCGTCCTGCAGGTCGTCGAGGACGCCGGGCGCGCCGGCGGCGGCCTGGTCACGGTGGTCGTGCCGGACATGGCGGCAGCGCTCGTCGGGCTGCGGGGCCGCGGGCTCGTCGTGGACGCCGACGAGGGCACGGTCGTCGCCCGGGTCGCCACCCTCACCGACCCCGACGGCAACCAGGTCACCCTGGTCGAGCAGCGCTGA
- a CDS encoding TIGR03086 family metal-binding protein, translating into MNPTAVAYDAALRPLTAVLQAVPHDAWDRPSPCADWTARQVVAHLVDTQRDLLTRHGHDLGPAPDLADPAVGLQQHAERVLALVSRPDVSDVAYDGFFGPTTVGATLVQFYVWDMVVHRWDVARATGGDEALSADELDRVEAGADSFGDALHMDGICGPALPTAPGADRQVQLLARLGRDASAAAVRG; encoded by the coding sequence GTGAACCCGACCGCCGTCGCCTACGACGCCGCCCTCCGCCCCCTGACCGCCGTCCTGCAGGCCGTCCCCCACGACGCCTGGGACCGCCCCTCGCCGTGCGCGGACTGGACCGCCCGCCAGGTGGTCGCCCACCTCGTCGACACCCAGCGCGACCTGCTCACCAGGCACGGCCACGACCTGGGTCCGGCACCCGACCTCGCTGACCCCGCCGTCGGTCTCCAGCAGCACGCGGAGCGGGTGCTCGCCCTCGTGTCGCGCCCGGACGTCAGCGACGTCGCCTACGACGGCTTCTTCGGCCCCACCACGGTCGGGGCGACCCTCGTCCAGTTCTACGTCTGGGACATGGTCGTCCACCGCTGGGACGTCGCCCGCGCCACCGGCGGGGACGAGGCGCTCAGCGCCGACGAGCTGGACCGCGTCGAGGCGGGCGCCGACAGCTTCGGCGACGCCCTCCACATGGACGGCATCTGCGGACCCGCGCTGCCGACGGCTCCGGGCGCGGACCGGCAGGTCCAGCTGCTGGCCCGGCTCGGGCGCGATGCCTCGGCCGCGGCCGTCCGGGGCTGA
- a CDS encoding AraC family transcriptional regulator — MKPDSTGRPAQEDVERAHLRVPGDDSHVMHRYPAPEALAGLVRWFWVPVWSLPPGQRSVQRVLQHPVSLLVVTAGYARFYGVSTGLSETVLEGDGWAVGVLCTPATGALVAGGSMAGFTDRHVDVTEVLGPAGAGLTERVRAAMRDAPLDVRSHAGALAAFEEVLRPLLPLDAEGELVNRLVALVEERPDLVRTAQLAAETGLSERALQRLVSRRLGLTPKWLIQRRRLHEAAARLRADTGSTLAETAALLGYADQAHFVRDFSRVTGTTPGRFAGEHRAARRAAEERSR; from the coding sequence ATGAAACCCGACAGCACCGGCCGACCCGCGCAGGAGGACGTCGAGCGTGCCCACCTGCGCGTACCGGGTGACGACTCGCACGTCATGCACCGCTACCCGGCCCCGGAGGCGCTGGCGGGGCTCGTCCGCTGGTTCTGGGTGCCGGTCTGGTCGCTTCCCCCCGGCCAGCGGTCAGTGCAGCGCGTGCTGCAGCACCCCGTGTCGCTGCTCGTGGTCACGGCCGGCTACGCCCGGTTCTACGGCGTCTCGACCGGGTTGTCGGAGACCGTCCTCGAGGGGGACGGGTGGGCCGTCGGCGTCCTGTGCACCCCGGCGACCGGTGCGCTGGTCGCGGGCGGCTCCATGGCCGGCTTCACCGACCGGCACGTCGACGTGACCGAGGTCCTCGGCCCGGCCGGGGCAGGGCTGACCGAGCGGGTCCGCGCGGCGATGCGGGACGCTCCGCTCGACGTCCGGTCGCACGCGGGCGCGCTGGCGGCGTTCGAGGAGGTGCTGCGTCCCCTCCTGCCGCTGGACGCGGAGGGTGAGCTCGTCAACCGGCTGGTCGCCCTGGTCGAGGAGCGGCCCGACCTGGTGCGGACAGCGCAGCTGGCCGCCGAGACCGGCCTGTCCGAGCGGGCTCTGCAGCGGCTGGTGAGCCGTCGGCTCGGCCTCACCCCGAAGTGGCTGATCCAGCGACGACGCCTCCACGAGGCCGCCGCGCGGCTGCGCGCGGACACCGGGAGCACCCTGGCGGAGACGGCGGCCCTGCTGGGCTACGCGGACCAGGCCCACTTCGTCCGGGACTTCTCGCGGGTCACCGGCACCACCCCGGGCCGGTTCGCCGGCGAGCACCGGGCCGCCCGTCGGGCCGCCGAGGAGCGGTCCCGATAG
- a CDS encoding phosphotransferase, with protein sequence MPSEPSSPGDQPAGPSHPRPDLGDLPGEVLADVARAVGTRVTPLLRLPGGANGGTVRVRLAGGTEAALKTAPRTHAGQLDETLRARRVVEHMRGHGYPTPAWLGTGATAAHVWHLVDLVDAPPATALTPSLVEQLMAVVELQAGQATEPYDHWSYAWRVATGRSASGTGPEVVETPEQSRLRRSVSRLSGHSPVVSALVEQLRLLCAHVPAPPPGPDMVHADLATPGNVLVRDGAVVAVVDLGNAGSGTRAVDLTTLLWSCYGDPELDGVRRRLWTTVLALVGGEAAAVLLASHVLLMLELPLRLGQPAAVPAVVERARRALDELHALR encoded by the coding sequence GTGCCGTCGGAGCCGAGCAGTCCGGGCGACCAGCCCGCCGGGCCGTCCCACCCCCGCCCCGACCTCGGGGACCTGCCGGGTGAGGTCCTCGCCGACGTGGCCCGCGCGGTGGGGACCCGCGTCACCCCGCTCCTCCGTCTGCCCGGCGGGGCCAACGGAGGGACGGTACGGGTCCGGTTGGCCGGCGGGACCGAGGCCGCGCTGAAGACCGCGCCCCGGACGCACGCCGGCCAGCTGGACGAGACGCTGCGGGCCCGGCGGGTGGTCGAGCACATGCGGGGCCACGGCTACCCCACGCCGGCCTGGCTCGGGACGGGGGCGACGGCTGCACACGTGTGGCACCTGGTGGACCTCGTCGACGCGCCCCCCGCGACCGCGCTGACGCCGTCGCTCGTGGAGCAGCTGATGGCCGTCGTCGAGCTCCAGGCGGGCCAGGCCACCGAGCCCTACGACCACTGGTCCTACGCCTGGCGGGTCGCCACCGGTCGGAGCGCGTCGGGCACCGGGCCGGAGGTCGTCGAGACGCCCGAGCAGTCGCGGCTCCGCCGGTCGGTGTCCCGGCTGTCGGGGCACTCCCCCGTCGTGTCCGCTCTCGTCGAGCAGCTGCGGCTCCTGTGCGCCCACGTCCCGGCACCGCCGCCGGGGCCGGACATGGTCCACGCCGACCTCGCGACCCCCGGCAACGTCCTGGTCCGCGACGGGGCGGTCGTGGCGGTCGTCGACCTGGGGAACGCCGGGAGCGGCACGCGGGCGGTCGACCTCACCACCCTGCTCTGGTCCTGCTACGGCGACCCGGAGCTGGACGGGGTCCGGCGGCGCCTGTGGACGACGGTCCTCGCGCTGGTCGGCGGGGAGGCGGCGGCGGTGCTGCTGGCGTCGCACGTCCTCCTGATGCTCGAGCTGCCGCTCCGGCTCGGGCAGCCGGCGGCCGTCCCGGCCGTGGTGGAGCGCGCGCGCCGGGCGCTCGACGAGCTGCACGCGCTCCGCTGA
- a CDS encoding helix-turn-helix transcriptional regulator, with the protein MGRRSAQGRSNAVRACRTALGLTQAELAGAAGVTRQTVVAVEAGDYAPSVYLALALAERLGRSVEELFGQGAAARVAAGADEEDI; encoded by the coding sequence ATGGGACGACGGTCGGCGCAGGGTCGGAGCAACGCGGTCCGGGCGTGCCGGACCGCCCTGGGCCTGACCCAGGCCGAGCTGGCCGGGGCCGCCGGGGTGACGCGGCAGACCGTCGTGGCCGTCGAGGCCGGCGACTACGCGCCGTCGGTGTACCTGGCTCTCGCGCTGGCCGAGCGCCTGGGACGGAGCGTCGAAGAGCTGTTCGGGCAGGGAGCGGCCGCAAGGGTTGCGGCCGGCGCAGACGAGGAGGACATCTGA
- a CDS encoding TetR/AcrR family transcriptional regulator — MTTPKPLRADAQRNRDALLATARELFADGRFDLRFDDFARLAGVGTGTLYRHFPTRAALAEAVYREELTALCDRGRTLLATLPAVEALAEFLRGLVDHLHRHQGLARTLATLMTAQPDTLAEGGRELEQVITDLLGAGVEDGTVRDNVSAGAVLVVVQGICAACGHPASRDDAEGAVTLVLDGLRP, encoded by the coding sequence ATGACCACCCCCAAGCCGCTCCGTGCGGACGCGCAGCGCAACCGCGACGCCCTGCTCGCCACGGCGCGGGAGCTGTTCGCCGACGGCCGCTTCGACCTGAGGTTCGACGACTTCGCCCGGTTGGCCGGCGTGGGCACCGGCACGCTCTACCGCCACTTCCCCACCCGCGCGGCCCTCGCCGAGGCCGTCTACCGCGAGGAGCTCACGGCCCTGTGCGACCGCGGCCGCACGCTCCTGGCCACCCTCCCCGCGGTGGAGGCGCTGGCCGAGTTCCTCCGCGGCCTGGTCGACCACCTGCACCGCCACCAGGGCCTGGCCCGCACGCTCGCGACCCTGATGACGGCGCAGCCGGACACGCTCGCCGAGGGCGGCCGGGAGCTGGAGCAGGTGATCACCGACCTGCTGGGCGCCGGCGTCGAGGACGGGACCGTGCGCGACAACGTGAGTGCCGGCGCCGTCCTCGTGGTGGTCCAGGGGATCTGCGCCGCCTGCGGCCACCCGGCGTCGAGGGACGACGCCGAGGGCGCCGTCACCCTCGTGCTCGACGGCCTGCGCCCCTGA
- a CDS encoding ketopantoate reductase family protein produces the protein MKILMFGRGVIATAYGWALERAGHEVEFFVRPGRAAVYGPTVDLELLDARRRVRGQRVVETWPVRYRESLEPDHGFDLVVVSVQHYGVAEALSFLGPRAGDATVLVFNNLLVEPSVAVEALPAGQVAWGFPGAGGGFGDDGVLRAALLPVLFFGTLGGPPTERERAVRAVFRGAGFRIRETTDVRGWLTLHFLQNAGLHSQSLRLGSLTGLAGRRRDVREAVLAIRELLPLAEARGVDLRRHRSELLPYTAPAWLTAPALAWLFGHFPPMRTVMEAHANPEELRAVCRDTLAEARRLGVPVPRLEAAEPYFAAQPAG, from the coding sequence GTGAAGATCCTGATGTTCGGCCGCGGCGTGATCGCCACGGCGTACGGGTGGGCCCTGGAGCGGGCCGGCCACGAGGTCGAGTTCTTCGTGCGGCCCGGTCGGGCGGCCGTGTACGGGCCGACGGTCGACCTCGAGCTGCTCGACGCGCGGCGCCGGGTGCGCGGGCAGCGCGTCGTCGAGACGTGGCCGGTCCGCTACCGGGAGTCGCTGGAGCCCGACCACGGCTTCGACCTCGTCGTGGTGAGCGTGCAGCACTACGGCGTCGCCGAGGCCCTCTCCTTCCTGGGCCCGCGGGCGGGCGACGCCACCGTGCTCGTCTTCAACAACCTGCTGGTCGAGCCGTCGGTCGCCGTCGAGGCTCTGCCCGCCGGTCAGGTGGCGTGGGGCTTCCCGGGCGCCGGTGGCGGGTTCGGGGACGACGGCGTGCTGCGGGCCGCCCTGCTGCCCGTCCTCTTCTTCGGCACCCTCGGCGGACCGCCGACCGAGCGCGAGCGTGCCGTCCGGGCCGTGTTCCGCGGGGCCGGGTTCAGGATCCGGGAGACCACCGACGTCCGGGGGTGGCTGACGCTCCACTTCCTCCAGAACGCGGGCCTGCACAGCCAGAGCCTGCGGCTGGGCTCGCTGACCGGGCTGGCGGGCCGACGGCGGGACGTGCGCGAGGCGGTCCTCGCCATCCGCGAGCTCCTGCCCCTCGCCGAGGCCCGCGGCGTGGACCTGCGGCGGCACCGCTCGGAGCTGCTGCCCTACACGGCGCCGGCCTGGCTGACCGCGCCGGCGCTGGCCTGGCTCTTCGGCCACTTCCCCCCGATGCGCACCGTCATGGAGGCGCACGCCAACCCCGAGGAGCTCCGCGCGGTCTGCCGCGACACGCTCGCCGAGGCGCGCCGGCTAGGGGTG